In the genome of Curtobacterium sp. MCLR17_036, the window CCGACGACCAGGAGCTCGTCCGGGCCGGCTTCCGCGTGATCCTGGAGTCCGAACCGGGCTTCCGTGTGGTCGGCGAGGCCGGCGACGGCGCCCAGGCCGTCGAGGCGGTCCACGCGCTGCGCCCCGACGTGGTCTGCCTGGACGTGCAGATGCCCGGGGTGGACGGCCTCGAGGCCGCCCGGCGGATCGCGACGCTGCCGGATCCCCCTGCCGTGCTCGTGCTCACCACGTTCGACAGCGACGACGCGCTCTTCCAGGCGCTCGAGGCGGGGGCGAGCGGGTTCCTGCTGAAGAACGCCTCCCCCGAACGGCTGATCGACGCCGTGCGCACCGTCGCCGGCGGGGACGCGCTGCTGGCCCCCGACGTCACGCGACGGGTGATCAGCCGGGCGACCGCGGCGCACGCCGTCCCCCAGGCAGCGCCGCTCGCGCCGACCCCGACGGTCGTGCTCGCCGAGGTCGGGCTCACCGAGCGCGAGTGCGAGGTGCTGCGCCTGCTCGCCCGCGGCCTGAGCAACGCCGAGATCGCCGCCGAGCTGTACGTCGGCGACGCCACCGTGAAGACCCACGTCTCGAACGTGCTGCAGAAGCTCGGGCTCCGGGACCGCATCCAGGCGGTCGTGTGGGCGTTCGAGCACGGCGTCGCGCGCTGACCGGGACTCGATGCGCGCGCATGCATCGACGGGACACGTGACGTTCGACGCGTGGATCGTCGGAACGTGCACGCGCACGGGATGCGGGCGCATCGTTCGACAGGACACGTGACGATCGACGCGTGCATCGTCGGAACATGCACACGCATCGGCGCGCCGCACCGCCGCACCGCCGCACCGCCGCCCGCCGCCCGCGCCGCACTGCAGACCGCCCCACCGCACCGCCGCACCGCACCGCCGACCGCGCCGCCCACCGCCCGCCGCCCTGCCCCCCCCCGCGCGACGGAGCAGGCGGAGCAGACGCCGCACCGATCCCCGCCACTCGTGGGAGGCGTCGGGCACACCCCGCGCAATAGCGTCGGACGCACCGACGACGACCGTCGCGGACAGTGCCACGAAGGGACGACATGCTCACCATCGACGGGGTGACCAAGCAGTTCGGCGACCGCCGGGTGCTCGACGACGTCGGGTTCACGGTCGGCAGCGGCCGGCTCACCGGGTTCGTCGGCGGCAACGGCGCCGGCAAGACGACCACCATGCGGATCATGCTCGGGGTGCTCCGGGCCGACGCCGGCACGGTGTCGATCGACGGCACCGAGGTCCGACCGGCGGACCGGCGCCGCTTCGGCTACATGCCCGAGGAACGCGGCCTGTACCCGAAGATGCCGGTGGCCGAGCAGGTCGCGTACATGGCCCGGCTGCACGGGGTCGACAAGCGCACGGCGACCTCGCGGACGAGTGGCCTGCTCGAACGCCTCGAACTGACGGCGCACGCCACCGACCCCGTCGAGAAGCTGTCGCTCGGCAACCAGCAGCGCGTGCAGATCGCGGCCGCGCTGGCACACGACCCCGAGGTGCTCGTGCTCGACGAGCCGTTCTCCGGCCTCGACCCGATGGCCGTCGACACGGTGCTCGGCGTGCTGCGCGAGACCGCGGCGCGCGGGGTCCCGGTCCTGTTCTCGAGCCACCAGCTCGACGTGGTCGAGCGGCTCTGCGACGACGTCGTCGTGATCGCCGGCGGCACCATCCGCGCCGCCGGGCCGCAGGAGGAACTCCGCAAGCAGGCCGGTCCGGCCGCCTGGGAGCTGCTGGTCGACGGCGACGTCGCCTGGCTCCGGGAAGAGCCGGGGGTCGGCGTCCGCGAGTTCGACGGCGGGTACGCGGTCTTCGAGGCCGACGCCGCCACCGCCCAGCGCGTCCTGCAGCGTGCCGTGCAGCACGGCACCGTCGGGTCGTTCGCGCCGCGGGTGCCGCGGCTCAGCGAGGTCTTCCGGGAGGTCGTCCGATGAACAGCTCCTTCGTGCAGGCCGTGCGCCTCGTCGCCGGACGCGAGATCCAGGCACGCATCCGCAGCAAGGCCTTCGTGGTGTCGGCGCTCATCCTCATCGGCATGGTCGTGGCCTCGATCGTCGTCGGCGGGATCGTGGGCAAGGCCACCGCCGACGACACGACCCCGGTTGCCGTCGTGGACGGTGTCTCGCTGCCCTCGACGAGCGGGCTCGACGTCACCGACGCGGCCTCCGTCGACGCGGCCGAACGACTCGTGCGGGACGGCGACGTCGACGCGGCGATCGTGCCGTCCGACGACCCGCTCGGCTACACGGTCGTCGGACTCGACGACGCACCGTCCGAGGTCGTCTCGGCGCTGAGCGTCTCGCCGCGGATCGAGCTGCTCGACCCGGACGCCCTGCCCGGCGGTCTGGTCTACCTCATCGCCATCGCGTTCGGTGTCGTGTACTTCGCCTCGGCAGTGACGTTCGGCCAGTCGATCGCGCAGAGCGTCGTCGAGGAGAAGTCGACACGGGTGGTCGAGATCCTCATGTCCGCGATCCCGGCCAGGGCGCTGCTCGCGGGCAAGGTGCTCGGCAACAGCCTCATGGCGTTCGCCCAGATCGTCGCGGTGGCCGTCGCCGCGATCGTCGCACTGGCCCTGACCGGACAGGACAACGTGTTCGCGATGCTCGGCCCGAGCATCCTGTGGTTCGTCGGGTTCTTCGCCGTCGGGTTCGTGCTCATCGCGTCGCTGTTCGCTGCGGCCGCGGTGCTCGTCTCCCGCCAGGAGGACGTCGGCAGCGTCACCACCCCGGTGATGATGCTCGTGATGATCCCGTACTTCCTCATCATCGTCGCGTACGACAACCCGCTCGTGCTCGGGATCATGTCGTACGTGCCCTTCAGCGCCGCGATCGGGATGCCGATGCGGATCTTCCTCGGCTCGGCCGCGTGGTGGGAGCCGGTCCTGGCGCTCCTGGTCGTCGTCGCGTCGGTCGTCGTCGTGGTCGCCGTCGGCGCCCGGGTCTACGAGAACGCGCTGCTGCGCACCGGCAGCCGCGTGAAGCTGTCGGAGGCGCTGCGCGGCTGACGGACAGGAGGCCCGGATCACGTGAGCAGGTCGGCTCACGTGATCCGGGCCTCCCGTCGCGGCGGCGGCCCGTCCGGACCGGACCAGCTCAGAGCAGGCCGAAGGCGGCCTGCATCCCCAGGCTCGTGCCCGCGACCAGGACCCAGAGCGCGATGCCGAGCACCATCGGTCGGAAACCCGCTCGCCGCAGGGCCGCGAAGTCCGTCGAGCAGCCGATCGCGGCGAGCGCCACCGTGATGAGGAACGACGCGACCGTCGCGAACCCCGGCGCCGCCGCCTCGGGCAGGACCCCGACGGTCCGGAGCAGCACCACCACGAGGAACCCGACGAGGAACCACGGCACCAACCGGAGCACGCGGAACCCGCGAGCCGGCCCCGGGGCGGGGGCGGGCTGCTCGTGTGCGGCGCGGCGGGCCTCCAGTCCGGCCAGCCCGATGACGATCGGGATGATCATGAGCGTGCGCACCAGCTTCACGACGACCGCGGTGTCGGTCGCCTGGCGGCCGTAGACGGTCGCGGTGGCGACGACCGACGACGTGTCGTTGACGGCGGTGCCGGCGAAGACGCCGAAGGCGTGCTGGCTCAGTCCGAGCGCGTGCCCGAGCAGCGGGAACGCGAAGACCGCCGCGATGTTGCAGAGGAAGATCGTCGACATGGCGTAGGCGACGTCGGCGCTGACGGCACCGATGACGGGGGTGACGGCGGCGATCGCCGACGCACCGCAGATGCCCGTGCCGACGCCGATCAGGGTCCGGAGGGCGCTCGACACCCGCAGCGCCCTGCCGATCCCCCACGCCGCGACCAGGCAGACGACGAGCGTCGCGAGCATCACCGGCAGGGTCTCGCCGCCGATGCGCAGGACCTCGCCGATCGACAGCTGCGCGCCGAGCAGCACGACCGCGGCCTGCAGCACACGGCTCGACGAGAACTTCACGCCGGGTGCCAGAGCGGCGAGCGTGCCACCGGTGCGACGGCGGACGAGCCAACCGACCACGGCACCGATGACCACGGCGGGGACGGGACCGCCGACGACGGGGACTCCGCGACCGATCAGGGTGGCGACGATGCCGATCGCGACGGCGAGGACGACACCGGGGGCGGCGGTGCGGGCGGACTGCATGCGTCCAGCATCTCGCGCCTACGGACGCCCCGCTGCGCCGACGGGCAGGATGGGTCTGTGCAGTACGCGGGGGAACGGTGGGTGCAGCGGCTCCGCGACGGGGTGCCACCGAAGCGGTGGCCGTTCCTGGTCGGGCTGGTCGTCGTCACGCTGGTCGGTGCCGTCGGCCTGTGGCTGACCGTCGTGCACCTCGACGACATCGCGCAGTCGGACGCCCGACGACCGTGGTCCGGGCCGCTGCTGGCCGTGTTCCTGTTCGCGTTCGGGCCGGTCGCCGCTGTGCTCTCGTGGCTGCGCGGACGGCGCGACCGACGGGTCCTGGCCCGGATCCGCGTCCACGGCACGACGCCGGCGTTCCACCTGCCCGTGCTGCAGTCCGGACTGCACGCCCTCGACGACTTCCCGGAGCCCCGACCGGAGATGTGGACCGTCGACCGTGTGGGTCTGCACGCGTGGTCCGCCGAGCGGGACGACCCGGTCTTCGACCTGGCGTGGGGCGACGTCGCATCGATCGACCTCGCGTCGCAGGACGTCCGTGGGCAGCGGACCGACGTCGGGATCTGGATCGTCACCACGGACGTCGGCCGGTTCACCCTGCAGCCGCGACCCACGATCGGACGGCCGTTCGGTGCGAGCGCGACGAAGCTCCACATCACGATGGAGGTGCTCCGGTCGCTGCAGCGCGAGCTCGGGTCGGGACGCGGCGCCGACCGCCCGGGTTCGAGGTCGTCGGAGCGATGACGACGACGGACGAACCGTGGGTGCAGCGGCTGCGCGACGGGACCGTGCCGCGACGGGGCCCGGTGCTGCTGGCGGCGGTGGTCACCATGGCGGTGGGCGTCACCGCATCCGTCGCCGAGTTCGCGTTCCCCGACTTCCTGAGGAGCATCGACACCGGCAGGATGCAGACGACGCTCTTCCTCGTCCCGCTGCTGGTCGCCGCGTCCGGGATCGTGCTGGCCGTGTCGACGCTGTCGTCCGGCCGGTCCGACCGGCGCACGCTGGCGCGCATCCGGGCGGGCAGGGCTCAGCGGTTCCACCTGCCCGTGCTGGCGTCGGGGCTGCGGACCACCGACGACCTCGCCGGACCCCGACCCGCGATCTGGACCGTCGACGAGTTCGGCCTGCACGCGTGGGCGCCGTCGCGGGACACCCCGGTCCTCGACCTGCCGTGGGCACGCGTCCGGCGGTTCGCCGTCGCGACGAAGGCCGACCGCGGGCAGCGCGTCGCCTTCGGGATCTGGATCACGACGACCGACGGCGCGGACGTCGTCGTGCAGCCGCGCACCGCGCTCGGCAGGGGGTCCGAGGCCGGTGCGGGGAAGCTCGACACCCTCGTGCGGGTCCTGCGGTCGCTGCAGCGCGAGCTCGGGTCGGACCGCGGTGCGGCCGACCGTCACTGAACCGGCGGGGTGTCGCCCGTCATGTCCACGCGGCCGGTGTCCGCGTTCCAGGTGAAGGTCGCGGTGGTGCGGCCGGACGGCGACGCGTTCGGCTCGCCGGCCTTCGGGTAGCGGTACGTCACGACGATCGTCTCGTCGCTGCGGCGCTCGACGGCCGGTTCGAAGGCGTACTGCTCCGCCGTCGCGGTGCCGAGGTACCGGCCCTGGTGGAAGAGCAGGATCGCGTACGGCGACCCGGCGGTGCCGCCCCGGAGGGTCACCACGGCCCAGGACAGCGCGGCGCAGGCGTCGTACCCGGCGGTGTCGGCGTTCGCACCGTCCCACCGGAACCCGTCCAGCCCGGCGGGCAGCGGGAGCGAGGCGACGGCGTCCGACACGGCCGCCGCACCGTCGGCGGGGCCGCACGTCGGGGTCGGGGTCGTCGCCGGGCTGTCCGTCGGCGTCGGGGTCGACGCCGGGGTCGACGCCGGGGTCGACGGGTCGTCGGTCGGTGCGGCGGTCACGGTCTCGGTCACGGTCGGGGTGGCCGCGTCGCCGCCGTCTCCCCCGCCCTCGCCGCCGGAGCAGCCGGTGAGCAGGGCGACCAGCACGGCACCGGTCAGGATCACGGACGTCCTCGAGGTCAGCACCCCTCCCACGGTGCCAGGGACCACCCTCCGGTGCCCGGACGTGCTGCCACACTGGTGGTGTGCGGGGGATGCAGCCGGGGACGATCGTGGCCGAGGACGACCGGGT includes:
- a CDS encoding putative sulfate exporter family transporter, with the translated sequence MQSARTAAPGVVLAVAIGIVATLIGRGVPVVGGPVPAVVIGAVVGWLVRRRTGGTLAALAPGVKFSSSRVLQAAVVLLGAQLSIGEVLRIGGETLPVMLATLVVCLVAAWGIGRALRVSSALRTLIGVGTGICGASAIAAVTPVIGAVSADVAYAMSTIFLCNIAAVFAFPLLGHALGLSQHAFGVFAGTAVNDTSSVVATATVYGRQATDTAVVVKLVRTLMIIPIVIGLAGLEARRAAHEQPAPAPGPARGFRVLRLVPWFLVGFLVVVLLRTVGVLPEAAAPGFATVASFLITVALAAIGCSTDFAALRRAGFRPMVLGIALWVLVAGTSLGMQAAFGLL
- a CDS encoding ABC transporter permease, which translates into the protein MNSSFVQAVRLVAGREIQARIRSKAFVVSALILIGMVVASIVVGGIVGKATADDTTPVAVVDGVSLPSTSGLDVTDAASVDAAERLVRDGDVDAAIVPSDDPLGYTVVGLDDAPSEVVSALSVSPRIELLDPDALPGGLVYLIAIAFGVVYFASAVTFGQSIAQSVVEEKSTRVVEILMSAIPARALLAGKVLGNSLMAFAQIVAVAVAAIVALALTGQDNVFAMLGPSILWFVGFFAVGFVLIASLFAAAAVLVSRQEDVGSVTTPVMMLVMIPYFLIIVAYDNPLVLGIMSYVPFSAAIGMPMRIFLGSAAWWEPVLALLVVVASVVVVVAVGARVYENALLRTGSRVKLSEALRG
- a CDS encoding ATP-binding cassette domain-containing protein — protein: MLTIDGVTKQFGDRRVLDDVGFTVGSGRLTGFVGGNGAGKTTTMRIMLGVLRADAGTVSIDGTEVRPADRRRFGYMPEERGLYPKMPVAEQVAYMARLHGVDKRTATSRTSGLLERLELTAHATDPVEKLSLGNQQRVQIAAALAHDPEVLVLDEPFSGLDPMAVDTVLGVLRETAARGVPVLFSSHQLDVVERLCDDVVVIAGGTIRAAGPQEELRKQAGPAAWELLVDGDVAWLREEPGVGVREFDGGYAVFEADAATAQRVLQRAVQHGTVGSFAPRVPRLSEVFREVVR
- a CDS encoding response regulator transcription factor, with amino-acid sequence MAPDDLTIVLADDQELVRAGFRVILESEPGFRVVGEAGDGAQAVEAVHALRPDVVCLDVQMPGVDGLEAARRIATLPDPPAVLVLTTFDSDDALFQALEAGASGFLLKNASPERLIDAVRTVAGGDALLAPDVTRRVISRATAAHAVPQAAPLAPTPTVVLAEVGLTERECEVLRLLARGLSNAEIAAELYVGDATVKTHVSNVLQKLGLRDRIQAVVWAFEHGVAR
- a CDS encoding LppP/LprE family lipoprotein; translation: MLTSRTSVILTGAVLVALLTGCSGGEGGGDGGDAATPTVTETVTAAPTDDPSTPASTPASTPTPTDSPATTPTPTCGPADGAAAVSDAVASLPLPAGLDGFRWDGANADTAGYDACAALSWAVVTLRGGTAGSPYAILLFHQGRYLGTATAEQYAFEPAVERRSDETIVVTYRYPKAGEPNASPSGRTTATFTWNADTGRVDMTGDTPPVQ